One part of the Pecten maximus chromosome 9, xPecMax1.1, whole genome shotgun sequence genome encodes these proteins:
- the LOC117334715 gene encoding U3 small nucleolar ribonucleoprotein protein MPP10-like — MALPCEDLVTKTLQNFIELTERPEVFLSVQDKLYRQFRDATKGVYDLSKSSESSCRTASDSSLPELIIQNFDEEQIWQELELQNSYTVDGLMTEIPPLTTHREHLSFCRRKAEKLKEKSQSDSKPSLSHETKNKKSKKINSKDDFLEGVNEDENDNNVLNDSEEDESEEDSDTELKRIKSRLKALEDDDSDENDDELDFDFGNLENELGDPSDQDDLEDDESQEAKINHNHISDVNNQLQVSSPQKQKSKRNRSKGSVVDDRFFKLADMATFLDQEDAREEKEQKRAQYQRGGDEESESESDDEEEIDMFEAFPSDEEEAETGGRKARYQDFFDPPEGADDTNSKTKKKVHFTEEEEKDNDDEEKSDDYSDDDDIEEDDEEDDDDEEDEDDEDDNEDDDNASEEKEVFKERSGGHNLLGSSDSDEGEAVEDILGGKQKDNKSSFEKRQEKLKQKIAQMEDASLEQKSWQLKGEITSASRPENSLLEEHLGFEHTTKLAPVITQETTKNLEDIIIQRIRDKAYDDVERKVKPKDDPFEYKKRLVLDQEKSKQSLGEIYEQEYLKQQKEEEEEKADPDHDEIKKMMQKLFVKLDALSNFHYTPKPAAPELRIVSNLPSIQMEEVAPVSVSDHKMLAPEEVQDKTKGELMAKTEKSVTDRKRDRRKKKKDKKIKNVEREKRQAWLEKTRPDLGKKAGKEKALRGLEKQSKAGGGLTILKENKQKKGGNLASSKTFFTQLQEEVTTQIRSKDSQKRKHGKEDGKSAKKFKL; from the exons ATGGCGCTGCCCTGTGAAGACCTCGTGACGAAAACGTTGCAGAACTTTATCGAGTTAACTGAGAGACCAGAAGTTTTTTTAAG TGTCCAAGATAAACTTTACAGACAATTCAGAGATGCTACGAAGGGAGTTTATGACCTATCAAAGTCCTCAGAGTCTAGCTGTAGAACAGCTTCAGATTCTTCCCTCCCAGAACTCATTATCCAGAACTTTGATGAGGAACAGATTTGGCAGGAATTGGAGCTACAGAACAGCTATACTGTTGATGGTCTCATGACCGAGATTCCTCCACTTACAACTCACAG AGAACACTTGTCCTTCTGCAGGAGAAAGGCAGAAAAACTGAAAGAAAAATCTCAAAGTGACAGCAAGCCATCTCTATCTcatgaaacaaaaaataaaaagtctAAAAAGATCAATTCAAAGGATGACTTCCTAGAAGGTGTTAATGaagatgaaaatgataataatgtattaaatgaTAGTGAAGAAGATGAGAGTGAGGAGGATTCTGATACTGAATTAAAAAGAATCAAATCAAGACTCAAGGCTTTAGAAGATGATGATAGTGATGAGAATGATGATGAATTAGACTTTGACTTTGGTAACTTAGAGAATGAATTAGGTGATCCGAGTGACCAAGATGATCTTGAAGATGACGAAAGTCAAGAAGCAAAAATTAATCATAATCACATTTCTGACGTAAACAACCAATTGCAAGTGTCAAGTccgcaaaaacaaaaatccaaACGTAATCGGTCAAAGGGCAGTGTGGTAGATGACAGATTCTTCAAACTAGCTGATATGGCAACTTTTTTGGATCAAGAAGATGCCAGGGAGGAGAAAGAACAGAAGAGGGCACAATATCAGAGAGGTGGGGATGAggaatctgaatctgaatctgacGATGAGGAAGAAATTGATATGTTTGAGGCCTTTCCCTCAGATGAGGAAGAAGCAGAG ACAGGTGGTAGAAAAGCTAGATATCAGGATTTCTTTGATCCACCTGAGGGAGCAGATGATACCAActcaaaaacaaagaaaaaggtGCATTTTACAGAGGAGGAGGAGAAAGACAATGATGATGAAGAAAAGAGTGATGATTatagtgatgatgatgatattgagGAAGATGACGAGGAAGA tgatgatgatgaggaggatgAAGATGATGAAGACGACAATGAAGACGATGACAATGCTAGTGAAGAAAAGGAGGTTTTTAAAGAAAGGTCAGGGGGTCACAACCTGCTTGGTAGTAGTGACAGTGATGAGGGGGAGGCTGTTGAAgatatccttgggggaaagcAGAAAGACAACAaatcatcatttgaaaaaaGACAGGAAAAA CTCAAACAGAAGATTGCCCAGATGGAGGATGCCAGCCTGGAGCAGAAGTCTTGGCAGCTTAAGGGGGAGATCACATCAGCCAGTCGACCTGAGAACAGTTTGTTGGAGGAGCATCTAGGATTTGAGCACACTACAAAACTtg CACCTGTGATCACTCAAGAGACCACAAAGAATCTGGAGGACATCATCATACAGAGGATTCGAGATAAG GCATATGATGATGTGGAACGGAAGGTTAAACCCAAGGACGATCCATTTGAGTACAAAAAGAGGCTAGTTTTGGACCAGGAGAAAAGTAAACAGAGTCTTGGGGAGATTTATGAGCAGGAATACCTCAAACAACAG AAAGAGGAAGAAGAGGAAAAGGCAGATCCTGATCATGATGAAATAAAGAAGATGATGCAGAAATTATTTGTAAAGTTGGATGCTCTGTCCAACTTCCACTACACACCAAAACCG GCGGCTCCTGAATTGAGGATTGTATCAAATCTGCCATCTATACAAATGGAGGAAGTGGCTCCGGTCAGTGTTAGTGACCACAAGATGTTGGCTCCAGAAGAAGTCCAG GATAAAACTAAGGGAGAGCTGATGGCCAAGACAGAAAAGTCAGTTACCGATAGAAAGAGGGATCgcagaaagaaaaagaaagataaaAAGATAAAGAATGTAGAAAGAGAGAAGAGACAAGCTTGGTTAGAAAAGACACGTCCGGATCTAGGGAAGAAGGCAGGAAAGGAGAAAGCCCTGAGAGGATTGGAAAAACAGAGCAAGGCTGGTGGAGGGCTAACCATCCTCAAG GAAAACAAGCAGAAGAAAGGTGGCAATTTGGCCTCCTCCAAGACATTCTTCACCCAGCTGCAGGAGGAGGTAACCACACAGATCCGCAGTAAGGATTCTCAAAAGCGTAAACATGGCAAAGAGGACGGCAAATCTGCCAAGAAATTCAAATTGTAA